A window of Fodinibius salicampi contains these coding sequences:
- the recG gene encoding ATP-dependent DNA helicase RecG, producing MNLSDLPKLGNKRIKALSESGIDTILDLMNFLPRRYLDKTTVLPIRQVSGNGEQVTVVGRIKKIQQSGYGRKKRLEIIIQDDTASLKGVWFKGGYYIKKQFSEGEVVAFFGKAKQYGRYLSMAHPEVDKLDDKSDISDLKKIVPIYPSNNAFSKHRITNKLIHSWQKQILQKEKPPEFLPPYILSEYDLPKRHLAYRMMHFPQSKSEYKKAFIRFKFEELFLFELSVAKTKHEVIEQHQGPVFNNLGNYTKQFFNKNLPFELTEGQKSALSDIKKDVRSGKQMNRLVQGDVGSGKTIVAIGAILMALDNDFQAAFMAPTEILAEQHFRTLSSFLDPLDINIRLLVGNQKPTLRTDILTDIEGGNCDIAVGTHAIIQEEVNFYRLGLAVIDEQHRFGVKQRAEILTKGSHPHVLVMSATPIPRSLAMTLYSDLDISVIKGLPGGRKPVKTAVRPQKKQADIYRFVEEELAAGGQAYVVYPLVEESEKMDLKDATAGFEKLKKRFSDFEVGLLHGQMKSEEKDAIMQKFIENKIQLLVSTTVIEVGVDVPNASIMIVEHAERFGLSQLHQLRGRIGRGKRQSYCILIHGQKVSKEGQFRLRKMAQTNDGFEIAEADLKLRGPGDFLGTKQSGMPEFRVADIVEDQWILEQTKSAAWEIMDKDPHFEEPPHQELKKVFLPYFKERSKFYGMG from the coding sequence TTGAATTTATCTGATCTTCCAAAGCTGGGTAACAAGCGAATAAAAGCGCTTTCTGAGAGTGGAATCGACACCATTCTCGATCTAATGAATTTCTTGCCTCGCCGGTATCTGGACAAAACTACAGTTTTACCTATTCGTCAAGTCAGCGGTAATGGAGAGCAAGTAACAGTAGTGGGACGTATCAAAAAGATCCAGCAGTCTGGCTATGGACGTAAAAAACGACTGGAAATTATTATACAGGATGATACGGCATCACTTAAAGGGGTATGGTTTAAAGGTGGGTATTATATAAAAAAGCAATTCTCTGAGGGAGAAGTAGTCGCTTTTTTTGGAAAAGCCAAGCAGTACGGTCGTTACCTGTCCATGGCTCACCCCGAAGTGGATAAACTGGATGATAAATCGGATATTAGCGATCTGAAAAAGATTGTTCCCATTTATCCAAGTAATAACGCCTTTTCCAAGCATCGCATTACAAACAAACTGATTCACAGCTGGCAGAAGCAGATCCTCCAGAAAGAAAAACCTCCGGAATTCCTCCCTCCTTATATTCTTTCTGAGTATGACTTACCCAAACGACATTTGGCTTACCGGATGATGCACTTCCCCCAGTCGAAGTCTGAATATAAGAAGGCCTTCATACGGTTTAAGTTTGAAGAACTTTTTCTATTTGAATTAAGTGTTGCTAAAACCAAGCACGAAGTAATTGAACAACACCAGGGACCGGTCTTTAATAATCTCGGAAATTACACCAAACAATTTTTTAATAAGAATCTACCCTTTGAACTAACAGAGGGACAAAAATCCGCACTTTCGGACATAAAAAAAGACGTCCGGTCCGGGAAGCAAATGAATCGACTTGTACAGGGAGATGTCGGTTCGGGAAAAACGATTGTAGCCATAGGCGCTATACTGATGGCTCTGGACAACGACTTCCAGGCTGCCTTTATGGCGCCTACCGAGATTTTGGCGGAACAACATTTTCGCACGCTCTCCAGTTTCCTGGATCCGCTGGATATTAACATCCGCTTGCTGGTAGGGAATCAAAAACCAACTCTACGTACAGATATTCTTACTGATATTGAAGGAGGGAATTGCGATATCGCAGTGGGGACTCACGCAATCATACAAGAAGAGGTCAATTTTTACCGACTGGGACTGGCTGTTATCGATGAACAGCACCGGTTTGGCGTAAAACAAAGAGCCGAAATTCTAACAAAAGGCTCCCATCCACATGTACTGGTCATGTCGGCCACCCCTATTCCGCGTTCTCTGGCGATGACCCTCTATAGTGATCTGGATATTTCTGTAATCAAAGGACTGCCCGGAGGACGAAAACCAGTAAAAACTGCTGTACGTCCCCAGAAAAAACAAGCAGATATCTACCGTTTTGTTGAGGAAGAACTCGCGGCTGGCGGACAGGCATATGTAGTGTATCCACTGGTGGAAGAATCAGAAAAAATGGATTTGAAAGATGCCACAGCAGGATTTGAGAAGCTCAAAAAGCGATTTTCGGATTTTGAGGTTGGATTATTACACGGGCAGATGAAATCCGAAGAGAAGGACGCCATAATGCAAAAATTTATTGAAAATAAGATTCAGCTACTTGTTTCAACGACCGTTATAGAAGTGGGAGTCGATGTGCCTAACGCCAGTATTATGATTGTTGAGCACGCCGAACGATTTGGCCTCTCTCAGCTCCATCAGCTAAGGGGACGGATTGGTCGTGGCAAACGACAGAGCTATTGTATTTTAATCCACGGACAAAAGGTAAGTAAAGAAGGACAATTCCGTCTGCGTAAAATGGCACAAACAAATGACGGCTTTGAAATTGCGGAAGCTGATCTTAAGCTTCGGGGGCCTGGAGATTTCCTGGGCACCAAGCAGAGTGGTATGCCTGAATTTAGGGTTGCTGATATTGTCGAAGACCAGTGGATACTGGAACAAACGAAATCTGCAGCTTGGGAGATCATGGATAAAGATCCCCACTTTGAAGAACCACCACATCAAGAGCTTAAGAAAGTATTCCTCCCATACTTTAAGGAACGAAGCAAATTTTACGGTATGGGATAG
- the rpsL gene encoding 30S ribosomal protein S12, producing MPTIQQLIRKGRKSKPSKTTAPALENCPQKRGVCVRVYTTTPKKPNSALRKVARVRLTNGYEVTAYIPGEGHNLQEHSIVLVRGGRVKDLPGVRYHIVRGTLDTAGVEDRKQGRSLYGTKKPN from the coding sequence GTGCCTACAATACAACAACTTATTCGTAAAGGTAGAAAAAGTAAGCCGTCAAAGACAACGGCCCCTGCTTTGGAAAACTGCCCGCAAAAACGCGGGGTTTGTGTACGTGTTTATACTACTACGCCTAAAAAGCCTAACTCGGCTTTGCGTAAGGTTGCACGTGTTCGTCTGACTAATGGTTATGAAGTAACGGCTTATATCCCCGGAGAGGGGCATAACTTGCAAGAGCACAGTATTGTGCTCGTTCGCGGTGGCCGTGTTAAAGACTTGCCGGGGGTACGCTACCATATTGTACGCGGTACGCTCGATACAGCCGGCGTTGAAGACCGTAAGCAGGGTCGAAGTCTTTACGGAACCAAAAAGCCTAATTAA
- the rpsG gene encoding 30S ribosomal protein S7 has translation MRRKTADKRDVQPDPLFGDKLVTRFVNNLMRDGKKNVARKILYQAFEIIEEKTGEDGMEVFKNALSNVSPVVEVRSRRVGGSTYQVPVEVRPDRGTALGMRWIISASSNRNDKSMARRLSRELMDAANNEGGAVRKKDEVHRMAEANKAFAHFRF, from the coding sequence ATGAGAAGAAAGACAGCAGATAAGCGCGATGTACAGCCGGATCCATTATTTGGTGATAAGCTTGTAACGCGCTTCGTAAATAATCTGATGAGAGATGGTAAGAAGAATGTAGCTCGTAAAATACTCTATCAGGCTTTTGAAATTATTGAAGAGAAGACGGGCGAAGACGGTATGGAAGTATTTAAGAATGCCTTAAGTAATGTATCGCCTGTTGTTGAGGTTCGGTCCCGACGAGTAGGTGGTTCTACTTATCAGGTACCTGTTGAGGTGCGTCCGGATCGTGGAACAGCACTTGGGATGCGTTGGATTATAAGCGCATCATCCAATAGAAATGATAAGTCAATGGCTCGCCGATTATCACGGGAGCTGATGGATGCTGCTAATAATGAAGGTGGGGCAGTGCGCAAGAAAGATGAAGTCCACCGAATGGCAGAAGCTAATAAAGCATTTGCCCATTTTAGATTCTAA